In a genomic window of Glaciimonas sp. PCH181:
- the glpD gene encoding glycerol-3-phosphate dehydrogenase, with product MSAGEMFDLLVVGGGINGAGIARDAAGRGLSVLLCEQDDLAAHTSSASTKLIHGGLRYLEHYEFSLVRKALKEREVLLRLAPHIISPLRFVMPHVAGVRPAWMIRAGLFLYDHLSKREILPGSRGIDFRTHVAGTPLKKSLKKGFVYSDAAVQDARLVVLNAMDAKERGATILTKMQLISAKQGAQQWDATLRSTITGETMQVNARCVVNAGGPWVGSLLSGALNTSAQHHIRLVKGSHIVTKRLFDHDHAYIFQNPDKRIVFAIPYENDFTVIGTTDVEYSGDPAKVDISEEETAYLCESVNRYFDIPVTPSQVVWSWSGVRPLLEEEVANPSAVTRDYRLELTVEKNLAPVLSVFGGKITTYRRLAEEAMEKLQPLFPEMKAEDWTAHAPLPGGDMENADFASFLKHFQQRYGWLPAATAKRYAHAYGTRAAMFLDGFHSASDLGELFGADLYEAEVRYLVRHEWALTAEDIIWRRSKLGLCLDRMAVARLSSWLHRWNSLKVSNIRELSDTANNSL from the coding sequence GTGTCAGCAGGTGAAATGTTTGATTTATTAGTAGTAGGCGGCGGTATCAACGGCGCCGGTATTGCACGCGATGCTGCCGGGCGAGGTTTAAGCGTGTTGCTTTGCGAACAGGACGATCTGGCTGCGCATACTTCATCCGCCAGCACAAAGCTGATCCACGGCGGTCTGCGCTATCTGGAGCATTACGAATTCAGTCTGGTGCGCAAGGCGTTGAAAGAGCGTGAAGTATTACTGCGTCTGGCTCCGCATATTATTTCGCCATTGCGCTTTGTGATGCCGCATGTTGCTGGTGTACGACCGGCCTGGATGATCCGTGCGGGTTTGTTTTTGTACGACCATCTTAGCAAGCGCGAAATATTGCCGGGTTCTCGCGGTATCGATTTTCGGACGCATGTCGCTGGCACCCCATTGAAGAAATCGTTGAAGAAAGGTTTTGTCTATTCCGATGCCGCCGTGCAGGATGCGCGTCTGGTCGTGCTGAACGCGATGGATGCGAAAGAACGGGGCGCGACTATTTTGACAAAAATGCAATTGATTTCAGCGAAGCAGGGGGCGCAACAATGGGATGCGACTTTACGCTCAACGATCACTGGCGAGACCATGCAAGTCAATGCGCGTTGCGTCGTCAATGCGGGAGGCCCATGGGTTGGTAGCCTGCTCAGCGGCGCACTAAACACTTCAGCGCAGCATCATATTCGTCTGGTGAAGGGCAGCCACATTGTCACGAAACGCCTGTTCGATCATGATCACGCCTACATTTTTCAAAATCCGGATAAACGCATCGTTTTCGCGATTCCGTATGAAAATGATTTCACCGTCATTGGCACGACAGACGTGGAATACAGCGGCGATCCTGCCAAGGTAGATATTTCGGAAGAGGAAACGGCCTATTTATGCGAATCGGTAAATCGTTATTTCGATATTCCTGTGACACCGTCGCAAGTGGTCTGGTCTTGGTCAGGGGTACGTCCATTGCTGGAGGAAGAAGTTGCTAATCCATCGGCAGTAACGCGTGACTATCGTTTGGAATTAACGGTGGAGAAAAATCTGGCACCGGTACTGTCCGTATTTGGTGGAAAAATTACGACCTACCGGCGACTGGCAGAAGAAGCGATGGAAAAGCTGCAACCGTTGTTTCCTGAGATGAAGGCCGAAGATTGGACAGCGCATGCGCCGCTGCCGGGCGGCGATATGGAAAATGCCGATTTCGCCAGCTTTTTAAAGCACTTTCAGCAGCGTTATGGCTGGCTGCCAGCCGCAACAGCAAAGCGCTATGCCCACGCCTACGGTACTCGTGCGGCGATGTTTCTAGACGGTTTTCACAGTGCTTCTGATTTGGGTGAGTTGTTTGGTGCCGATCTGTATGAGGCCGAAGTACGCTATTTGGTGCGCCATGAATGGGCGCTGACCGCAGAGGACATTATCTGGCGTCGTTCAAAGTTGGGATTATGCCTCGATAGAATGGCGGTGGCGCGATTAAGCTCTTGGTTGCATCGATGGAATAGCTTGAAAGTAAGCAATATCCGCGAATTATCGGACACAGCTAACAATTCTCTGTGA
- the glpK gene encoding glycerol kinase GlpK translates to MKDKYILSLDQGTTSSRAILFDRQGNIVSSAQKEFHQIYPQPGWVEHDPQEIWSTQVGVAAEATTNIGLNGSSIAAIGITNQRETTIVWDRETGKAIYNAIVWQDRRTASFCDDLKSRGLAETIREKTGLLVDSYFSGTKIRWILDNVEGAQEMADQGRLAFGTVDTWLVWNLTASRLHITDVSNASRTMLFNIHTLDWDDELLAIMGVPRSMLPAVKSSSEVYGYTEENGIPIAGIAGDQQAALFGQMCTEPGMVKNTYGTGCFMVMNTGTTPIVSKNNLLTTIAWKIGDEVQYALEGSIFIGGAVVQWLRDGLGIIKESSEVESLARSVKNTDGVYLVPAFAGLGAPHWNPNARGTVFGVTRGTTSAHYARAALDSIAYQTMDVLKAMEADSGIIISELRVDGGATANNLLMQFQSDILGVDVVRPKVTETTALGAAYLAGLAVGYWSSTEDVRGQWQLDRRFHPDLPAAEVKANIKGWQRAIVAATAWADDKA, encoded by the coding sequence TTGAAAGACAAATACATATTATCCCTTGATCAGGGCACTACTAGTTCGCGTGCGATTCTGTTTGATCGGCAGGGCAATATCGTGTCGTCCGCACAAAAAGAATTCCATCAAATCTATCCGCAGCCGGGATGGGTTGAGCATGATCCACAAGAAATCTGGTCGACCCAGGTTGGGGTGGCCGCCGAAGCTACTACCAATATCGGTCTTAACGGTTCGTCGATTGCCGCCATCGGGATTACTAATCAGCGTGAAACGACGATAGTCTGGGATCGCGAAACCGGTAAAGCTATTTACAACGCGATTGTCTGGCAAGACCGTCGCACGGCGTCATTTTGCGATGATCTGAAAAGTCGCGGATTGGCAGAGACCATCCGTGAAAAAACCGGCTTGCTTGTGGACTCTTATTTTTCCGGAACAAAAATACGCTGGATTTTAGACAACGTCGAAGGCGCACAAGAAATGGCTGATCAAGGTCGCCTAGCTTTCGGTACCGTTGACACCTGGCTGGTCTGGAATTTAACGGCCAGCCGATTGCATATCACCGATGTGTCCAATGCCTCGCGCACGATGTTATTCAATATTCATACGCTGGATTGGGATGACGAATTACTTGCGATTATGGGGGTGCCACGCAGCATGTTGCCAGCGGTCAAGTCATCCAGTGAAGTGTATGGCTACACCGAAGAAAATGGGATTCCGATAGCCGGTATTGCAGGCGATCAGCAGGCAGCATTGTTTGGGCAAATGTGTACCGAGCCGGGGATGGTCAAGAATACCTATGGCACCGGTTGCTTTATGGTGATGAACACCGGCACGACGCCTATCGTCTCAAAAAATAATTTGCTGACGACCATCGCCTGGAAGATCGGGGATGAGGTGCAGTACGCGTTGGAGGGCAGTATTTTTATCGGTGGCGCGGTGGTCCAATGGCTGCGAGATGGTCTGGGCATTATTAAAGAGTCGAGCGAAGTTGAAAGCCTGGCGCGCAGCGTCAAAAATACCGATGGCGTCTATTTGGTCCCAGCGTTTGCAGGTTTAGGCGCGCCGCACTGGAATCCGAATGCGCGTGGCACCGTGTTTGGCGTCACGCGCGGCACTACTTCAGCGCATTATGCCCGCGCAGCGTTAGACAGTATTGCCTATCAGACGATGGATGTGCTGAAAGCGATGGAGGCTGACTCTGGCATTATTATTTCTGAATTGCGGGTCGACGGTGGCGCGACGGCAAATAATTTACTGATGCAATTTCAGTCCGACATTTTAGGCGTTGATGTGGTCAGGCCAAAAGTCACGGAAACCACCGCCTTGGGCGCTGCCTATCTGGCCGGTCTTGCTGTCGGTTATTGGAGCAGCACCGAAGATGTCCGCGGCCAATGGCAACTAGATCGCCGCTTTCATCCAGACCTGCCCGCCGCAGAGGTCAAAGCCAATATCAAGGGCTGGCAGCGGGCTATTGTCGCCGCCACCGCCTGGGCTGACGATAAGGCCTAA
- a CDS encoding MIP/aquaporin family protein gives MHPLLGEFVGTTLVVLLGNGVVANVILNKTKGHNGGLIVITVGWAMAVFVGVFTVASASGAHLNPAVTVALAVAGKFAWSDVSGYVAVQMLGGMMGAFLVWLVYRKHFEQTPCGDTKLAVFCTAPAIRNIFGNLVSEVIGTFVLVCGVLSIASPKYGLGALDALPVALLVMSIGVSLGGTTGYAINPARDLGPRLMHALLPIPGKRDSDWGYAFVPVVGSLLGGTLAALLYVFQAV, from the coding sequence ATGCATCCGTTGTTAGGTGAGTTTGTAGGAACCACTCTGGTGGTTCTGTTGGGAAATGGCGTTGTCGCGAATGTGATTCTAAATAAGACCAAAGGCCATAACGGCGGGTTGATCGTCATTACAGTTGGGTGGGCAATGGCGGTATTTGTGGGCGTTTTTACGGTGGCATCAGCAAGCGGAGCGCATCTTAATCCGGCGGTGACTGTGGCGTTAGCAGTTGCCGGTAAGTTCGCATGGTCTGACGTGTCGGGTTATGTCGCAGTCCAAATGCTCGGCGGCATGATGGGCGCATTTTTGGTGTGGTTAGTTTATCGTAAGCACTTTGAGCAAACGCCATGCGGCGATACCAAACTGGCAGTATTTTGCACCGCACCGGCGATACGGAACATTTTCGGTAATTTGGTGTCCGAGGTGATCGGTACATTTGTTTTGGTGTGCGGCGTGTTAAGTATCGCGTCGCCAAAATATGGTTTAGGCGCGCTGGATGCACTGCCGGTAGCGCTGCTGGTAATGAGTATCGGCGTGTCGTTGGGAGGCACTACCGGGTATGCGATTAATCCTGCCCGTGATTTGGGGCCTCGCTTGATGCACGCGCTGCTGCCGATTCCAGGCAAACGCGACAGTGATTGGGGTTACGCTTTTGTGCCGGTTGTCGGTTCGCTTCTTGGTGGCACATTGGCCGCGCTGCTATACGTTTTTCAGGCAGTATGA
- the glcE gene encoding glycolate oxidase subunit GlcE, with the protein MMDEQQFKDQILSASSSGSALQIRGGGTKDWYGQAPQGALLDTRAHSGIIDYEPTELVITARCGTPLAEIEAALAERNQCFAFEPPHFGASATVGGMVASGLSGPSRQAVGGLRDFVLGVVMMDGKGDVLRFGGQVMKNVAGYDVSRLLTGSLGTLGLLLEVSVKVLPLPIAVSSRRFAVAETEALRWLNEWGGQPLPISASCWCDGVLTVRLSGAQAAVSAAEKKLGGDAVPDADAFWRSVREQTHAFFASGSEIWRLSVPSVTAITSSLGLSGTTLVEWGGAQRWLIPDADAAADPLKIRAAVSAVGGHATLYRSGDKSVGVFHPLAPAVARIHHNLKATFDPAGVFNPGRMYPGL; encoded by the coding sequence ATGATGGACGAGCAACAATTCAAGGATCAAATTCTTTCGGCAAGCAGCAGTGGCAGCGCGTTACAGATTCGCGGCGGCGGCACCAAAGATTGGTACGGTCAGGCACCGCAAGGCGCGCTACTCGATACGCGTGCGCATAGCGGCATCATTGACTATGAACCGACAGAACTGGTGATCACCGCACGGTGCGGCACGCCATTGGCAGAGATCGAAGCAGCGCTGGCAGAGCGCAATCAATGCTTCGCTTTTGAACCGCCCCATTTTGGCGCCAGCGCGACAGTGGGCGGCATGGTCGCCAGCGGCTTATCCGGTCCTTCACGGCAGGCAGTCGGAGGACTGCGGGACTTCGTATTAGGCGTCGTCATGATGGACGGCAAAGGCGATGTTTTGCGCTTTGGCGGACAAGTGATGAAGAACGTCGCCGGTTATGACGTTTCGCGCTTACTAACCGGGTCGCTCGGTACGCTTGGTTTGTTGCTTGAAGTATCGGTAAAAGTGTTGCCGCTCCCGATCGCGGTCAGCAGCCGCCGTTTTGCGGTAGCTGAAACTGAAGCGCTACGTTGGTTGAATGAGTGGGGCGGTCAACCGCTGCCGATTTCAGCCAGTTGCTGGTGCGATGGCGTGCTAACAGTACGATTATCCGGCGCGCAAGCAGCGGTCAGTGCAGCGGAGAAAAAATTGGGCGGCGATGCCGTGCCAGACGCGGATGCTTTTTGGCGCAGCGTGCGTGAACAGACGCATGCATTTTTTGCCTCGGGATCGGAAATTTGGCGATTGTCTGTCCCTTCGGTGACCGCAATAACGTCGTCGTTGGGATTGTCAGGCACGACGTTGGTTGAGTGGGGCGGGGCGCAACGCTGGCTCATCCCCGATGCGGATGCTGCGGCTGATCCGCTCAAAATCCGTGCAGCAGTCAGCGCGGTCGGCGGCCACGCAACTTTGTATCGATCCGGGGATAAAAGTGTTGGCGTATTTCATCCTTTAGCACCAGCAGTTGCGCGGATTCATCACAATTTGAAAGCGACATTTGATCCCGCGGGTGTTTTTAATCCGGGACGGATGTACCCCGGATTGTAA
- the glcF gene encoding glycolate oxidase subunit GlcF, which translates to MQTNLAPFIKDTREGQEAEAILRACVHCGFCTATCPTYQLLGDELDGPRGRIYLIKQVLEGQPATTKTQLHLDRCLTCRNCESTCPSGVEYGRLLDIGRKVVDDQVPRSLEQRITRNALKQLLPRQWLFRPAFKTGQALRSWLPQKLKDKLPPKQVAGQWPQRQHARKMLLLDGCVQPAMAPNINSATARVLDALDVQLLIAPKAGCCGAIRYHLNDQEGGLDDMRRNIDAWWPYVDGSNGQKIDAIVMTASGCGVTVKEYGHLLAGDAAYAEKAHKISALTRDLSEILPALEATLLAKLKGKINQRVVYHPPCTLQHGQQIRGKVEGVLRNAGVDVQLCADSHLCCGSAGTYSVLQPELSHQLRDNKLRNLQATKPDMIVSANIGCLTHLQSGTATPVKHWIELLDSALQQPSL; encoded by the coding sequence ATGCAAACTAATTTAGCCCCATTTATTAAAGATACCCGCGAAGGCCAGGAAGCCGAGGCGATCTTACGCGCTTGCGTGCATTGCGGATTTTGTACTGCCACCTGCCCCACTTATCAATTGCTAGGCGATGAGCTGGATGGCCCGCGCGGGCGGATTTATCTGATCAAACAAGTGTTGGAAGGCCAGCCCGCCACCACGAAAACGCAGCTACATCTGGATCGCTGCCTGACTTGCCGCAATTGTGAGTCAACCTGTCCTTCTGGCGTGGAGTATGGCCGCTTGCTGGATATCGGCCGCAAAGTGGTCGACGATCAGGTCCCACGATCATTGGAGCAGCGCATCACGCGCAATGCATTGAAACAGCTCTTGCCGCGTCAATGGCTGTTTAGACCGGCGTTTAAAACCGGACAAGCGCTGCGCTCCTGGTTGCCGCAAAAACTGAAAGATAAATTGCCGCCAAAACAGGTGGCCGGACAATGGCCGCAACGCCAGCATGCACGCAAAATGCTGTTGCTGGATGGGTGCGTACAACCTGCAATGGCCCCGAATATTAATAGCGCCACCGCACGCGTGTTGGACGCGCTGGACGTTCAGCTACTGATTGCGCCTAAGGCTGGCTGTTGTGGTGCGATTCGTTATCATCTGAATGATCAAGAGGGCGGTCTGGATGATATGCGTCGCAATATCGATGCATGGTGGCCTTATGTTGATGGCAGCAACGGACAGAAAATCGACGCAATCGTTATGACTGCGTCCGGTTGCGGTGTCACGGTCAAAGAATACGGGCATTTGCTGGCGGGCGATGCTGCCTATGCAGAAAAAGCGCATAAAATCTCTGCGCTAACCCGTGATTTGAGTGAAATTTTGCCGGCGCTGGAAGCCACTTTACTGGCTAAACTCAAAGGCAAAATTAACCAGCGCGTCGTCTATCATCCGCCTTGTACTTTGCAGCATGGACAGCAGATACGCGGCAAAGTTGAGGGCGTATTGCGTAACGCCGGGGTGGACGTGCAATTATGCGCGGATAGCCATTTGTGTTGCGGTTCGGCGGGGACGTATTCAGTGCTGCAACCGGAACTCTCGCATCAGTTGCGTGACAATAAATTGCGCAACTTGCAGGCGACCAAGCCGGATATGATCGTCTCTGCGAATATTGGATGCCTGACCCATTTACAGTCGGGCACTGCCACACCTGTAAAACATTGGATTGAGTTGCTGGACTCTGCGCTGCAACAACCATCCTTGTAA